The following are encoded in a window of Manihot esculenta cultivar AM560-2 chromosome 8, M.esculenta_v8, whole genome shotgun sequence genomic DNA:
- the LOC110621721 gene encoding exocyst complex component SEC15A produces MAAKPKRRTVVENGDSAEDLVLATLIGNGDDVGPIVRHAFEMGRPEALLLQLKTVVRKKEAEIEDLCKSHYEEFILAVDELRGVLVDAEELKSELASDNFRLQEVGSALLIKLEELLESYSVKKNVTEAIKLSKICLQVLELCAKCNNHMSEGQFYPALKTVDLIEKNYLLNIPMKTLRTTIGKTIPVIKSHIEKKVTSQFNEWLVHVRSSAKNIGQTAIGRTASSRQRDEEMLEHQRKSEEQSVSGLGDFAYTLDVEELDEDSILKFDLTPFYRAYHIHTCLGIQEQFREYYYRNRLLQLNSDLQISYSQPFIESYQTFLAQIAGYFIVEDRLLRSGGGVLLSDQVETMWETAVTKITSVLEEHFSRTDSATHLLLVKDYVTLLVATLREYGYEVGPILEVLDNNRDKYHELLLGECREQIVNVIGSETYEQMVMKKDADYENNVLAFHLQTSDIMPAFPFIAPFSSMVPDICRIVRSFIKGSADFLSYGMHANFYNLVKKYLDKLLNDVLNEIILNTIHSGSVGVSQAMQIAANISVLERACDFFLRHAAQLCGIPVRSVERPQASLTAKVVLKTSRDAAYLALLNLVNTKLDEFMSLTENVNWTSEETVQSENEYMNEVVIYLDTILSTAQQILPLDALYKVGSGALEHISNSIVSAFLSDSIKRFNANAVLTISYDLKELENFADERFHSTGLSEIYKDGGFRSFLIEARQLINLLSSSQPENFMNPVIRMKNYNTLDYKKVAIICEKFKDSADGIFGSLANRNAKQSAKKKSMDVLKKRLKDFN; encoded by the coding sequence atggCTGCAAAACCAAAGAGAAGAACCGTGGTAGAAAATGGGGATAGTGCAGAGGATTTAGTCCTTGCAACTTTAATTGGCAATGGAGATGATGTGGGCCCAATTGTAAGGCATGCATTTGAAATGGGACGGCCTGAAGCACTCCTTCTCCAGCTGAAGACTGTTGTCAGGAAGAAGGAAGCTGAAATTGAAGACCTCTGCAAGAGCCATTACGAGGAATTCATTCTCGCAGTTGATGAGCTTCGGGGTGTTTTAGTTGATGCTGAAGAGCTTAAAAGTGAGCTTGCAAGTGACAATTTTCGGTTGCAGGAGGTAGGGAGTGCTCTTTTGATCAAACTTGAGGAACTTCTTGAATCTTATTCAGTCAAGAAAAATGTGACTGAAGCTATTAAATTGTCAAAGATTTGTCTTCAAGTTTTAGAACTTTGTGCTAAGTGTAACAATCACATGTCTGAAGGCCAGTTTTACCCTGCACTGAAAACAGTGGATCTGATTGAGAAGAATTACTTGCTGAATATCCCTATGAAGACACTTAGAACGACAATAGGAAAGACAATTCCAGTGATAAAATCACATATTGAGAAAAAAGTGACTAGTCAATTTAATGAATGGCTAGTTCATGTGAGAAGTTCTGCAAAGAATATTGGGCAGACAGCAATAGGTCGTACTGCATCATCTCGTCAGAGGGATGAGGAGATGCTTGAACATCAGAGGAAATCTGAGGAACAAAGTGTTTCGGGCTTAGGAGATTTTGCATACACTTTAGATGTTGAGGAACTAGATGAAGATTCTATTTTGAAGTTTGATCTTACTCCTTTTTATCGGGCATATCACATCCACACTTGCCTTGGAATCCAAGAGCAGTTTCGTGAATATTACTATAGGAATCGGTTATTGCAGCTCAATTCAGATCTGCAAATCTCTTATTCTCAACCCTTTATTGAATCATATCAAACATTTTTGGCTCAAATTGCAGGGTACTTTATAGTGGAGGATCGGCTTTTGAGGAGTGGTGGTGGTGTTTTGTTATCAGATCAGGTTGAGACAATGTGGGAAACAGCTGTGACTAAAATAACTTCTGTTTTGGAGGAACATTTTTCTCGTACGGATTCTGCCACTCATCTTCTTCTGGTGAAGGATTATGTTACTCTTCTTGTTGCAACACTTAGAGAATATGGGTATGAAGTGGGCCCGATTCTTGAGGTACTTGACAACAACCGGGACAAGTACCATGAACTTCTTCTGGGAGAGTGTCGGGAGCAAATAGTTAATGTCATTGGGAGTGAAACCTATGAGCAGATGGTAATGAAAAAGGATGCTGATTATGAGAACAATGTCCTGGCTTTCCATCTCCAGACGTCAGATATAATGCCAGCTTTTCCATTTATTGCACCATTCTCCTCTATGGTACCAGATATTTGCCGAATTGTTAGATCATTCATCAAAGGGTCTGCTGATTTCTTGTCTTACGGGATGCATGCTAATTTTTATAATCTTGTGAAGAAGTATTTGGATAAGCTTTTGAATGATGTGTTAAATGAAATTATACTAAATACAATTCATAGTGGTTCAGTCGGTGTCTCTCAAGCCATGCAGATTGCTGCAAACATATCTGTTCTTGAAAGAGCTTGTGATTTTTTTCTTCGACATGCAGCCCAACTATGTGGTATTCCAGTCCGATCGGTCGAGAGACCTCAGGCCAGTTTGACTGCCAAGGTGGTCCTGAAAACTTCTAGGGATGCAGCATACCTAGCTTTGTTGAATTTGGTGAACACAAAGTTGGATGAGTTTATGTCACTTACAGAAAATGTCAATTGGACATCAGAGGAGACGGTGCAAAGTGAAAATGAGTATATGAACGAGGTTGTAATATACCTTGACACTATTCTATCAACAGCACAGCAAATTTTACCATTGGATGCTCTATACAAGGTTGGAAGTGGTGCTCTTGAGCATATCTCCAATTCTATTGTTTCTGCATTTCTCAGTGATAGCATCAAGAGGTTCAATGCTAATGCAGTTCTGACCATCAGTTATGACCTAAAAGAGTTAGAGAATTTCGCTGATGAGAGATTTCATAGCACTGGCCTGAGTGAGATATATAAAGATGGTGGTTTTAGAAGCTTCTTGATAGAAGCAAGACAATTGATTAACCTTTTGTCTAGCAGCCAACCAGAGAACTTCATGAATCCTGTGATAAGAATGAAAAACTACAATACTCTGGATTATAAGAAGGTAGCCATCATCTGTGAGAAATTCAAGGATTCTGCCGATGGAATTTTTGGTAGTCTTGCAAACAGAAATGCAAAGCAAAGTGCAAAAAAGAAATCAATGGATGTGCTGAAGAAAAGATTGAAGGACTTCAACTGA